A single Pseudomonas putida DNA region contains:
- a CDS encoding 3-hydroxybutyryl-CoA dehydrogenase produces MTIEQIAVIGAGTMGNGIAQVCAVAGYQVLLVDVSDAALERGVATLSKNLERQVSKGTLDAERAEAAKNRIRTSTDYAQLGSAQLVIEAATENLQLKQRILQQVAANVATDCLIATNTSSLSVTQLAASIEHPQRFIGVHFFNPVPMMALVEIIRGLQTSDSTYAQALVVTEKLGKTPITAGNRPGFVVNRILVPMINEAIFVRQEGLASAEDIDTGMRLGCNQPIGPLALADLIGLDTLLAIMEAFHEGFSDSKYRPAPLLKEMVAAGWLGRKSGRGFFTY; encoded by the coding sequence ATGACGATTGAACAGATTGCCGTGATTGGCGCCGGCACCATGGGCAACGGTATCGCCCAGGTGTGCGCGGTGGCCGGCTACCAGGTCCTGCTGGTGGACGTTTCCGACGCCGCGCTGGAGCGTGGCGTGGCTACCTTGAGCAAGAACCTGGAGCGCCAGGTGAGCAAGGGCACGCTCGATGCCGAGCGCGCCGAGGCGGCGAAAAACCGCATCCGCACCAGCACCGACTACGCCCAACTGGGCAGCGCGCAGCTGGTGATCGAGGCCGCCACCGAGAACCTGCAGCTCAAGCAGCGCATCCTGCAGCAGGTGGCGGCCAACGTGGCAACCGACTGCCTGATCGCCACCAACACCTCGTCGCTGTCGGTGACCCAGCTGGCTGCCAGCATCGAGCACCCGCAGCGCTTCATTGGCGTGCACTTCTTCAACCCGGTGCCGATGATGGCCCTGGTCGAAATCATCCGCGGCCTGCAGACCAGCGACAGCACCTATGCCCAGGCACTGGTGGTCACCGAAAAGCTTGGCAAGACGCCGATCACCGCCGGCAACCGCCCGGGCTTCGTGGTCAACCGCATCCTGGTGCCGATGATCAACGAAGCGATCTTCGTGCGCCAGGAAGGTCTGGCCAGTGCCGAGGACATCGACACCGGCATGCGCCTGGGCTGCAACCAGCCGATCGGCCCGCTGGCATTGGCCGACCTTATCGGCCTGGACACCCTGTTGGCGATCATGGAGGCCTTCCACGAAGGCTTCAGCGACAGCAAGTACCGCCCCGCCCCGCTGCTCAAGGAAATGGTCGCGGCCGGATGGCTGGGGCGCAAGAGCGGCCGTGGTTTCTTCACCTACTGA
- a CDS encoding CheR family methyltransferase: MTSERNTDIEIRLLIEAIYLKYSYDFRNYSGASIKRRVLHALRQFDCLTVSALQERVLHDPGMFMQLLQYLTIPVSEMFRDPGHFLALRQEVVPLLRTWPSIKVWIAGCSTGEEVYSMAILLREEGLLERTIIYATDINPHSLDRAKQGIYSMQSMREYEENYRLAGGRRDFAEYYTAAYGNAIMDSSLRENVTFADHSLATDSVFSETQLVSCRNVLIYFNKELQDRALGLFHESLCHRGFLVLGSKESVDFSAYSGRFEPLVKPERIFRKS; this comes from the coding sequence TTGACTAGCGAGCGCAACACCGACATCGAGATCCGGCTGCTGATCGAGGCGATCTACCTCAAGTACAGCTACGATTTTCGCAACTACTCCGGCGCATCGATCAAGCGCCGGGTCCTGCATGCGCTACGCCAGTTCGACTGCCTCACAGTGTCGGCGCTGCAGGAGCGGGTGCTGCACGACCCGGGCATGTTCATGCAGCTGCTGCAGTACCTGACGATCCCGGTCAGCGAGATGTTCCGCGACCCCGGCCACTTCCTCGCGCTGCGCCAGGAAGTGGTGCCGCTGCTGCGCACCTGGCCGTCGATCAAGGTGTGGATTGCCGGTTGCAGCACCGGTGAAGAGGTGTATTCGATGGCCATCCTGCTGCGCGAGGAGGGCCTGCTCGAACGCACCATCATTTATGCCACCGACATCAACCCACATTCGCTGGACCGCGCCAAGCAGGGTATCTACTCGATGCAGAGCATGCGCGAGTACGAAGAAAACTACCGCCTGGCCGGCGGGCGCCGCGACTTTGCCGAGTACTACACCGCCGCCTACGGCAACGCCATCATGGACAGCAGCCTGCGCGAAAACGTGACCTTTGCCGACCACAGCCTGGCCACTGACAGTGTGTTTTCCGAAACCCAGCTGGTGTCCTGCCGCAACGTGCTGATCTACTTCAACAAGGAACTGCAGGACCGCGCCCTCGGCCTGTTCCACGAGTCGCTGTGCCACCGTGGTTTCCTGGTGTTGGGCAGCAAGGAATCGGTGGATTTTTCCGCCTATAGCGGGCGTTTCGAGCCGTTGGTCAAACCCGAACGGATCTTCCGCAAATCATGA
- a CDS encoding hybrid sensor histidine kinase/response regulator translates to MLSLTTAKLLIVDDLPENLLALAALIQGEDREVHQAQSAEAALSLLLEHEFALAILDVQMPGMNGFELAELMRGTEKTRNIPIVFVTAAGREMNYAFKGYESGAVDFLHKPLDTVAVKSKVSVFVDLYRQRKVLDRQLQALERSRQEQELLLAQLQVARGELEHAVRMRDDFMSIVAHEVRTPLNGLILEAQLRKMHLARGNHDAFSPDKLQAMVERDERQINSLIRLIEDMLDVSRIRTGKLSLRPRAFDLSQLVRGLVENFAAQATALQTHIELQRCEPLQGEWDEFRIEQVLANLLSNALRYGERQPVQVRVFEQGGMAWVQVQDHGIGISAANQQRIFQQFERVATQQASAGLGLGLYISEQIVHAHGGRIEVQSEEGKGATFSLQLPLAGKTEQNDQLRATSA, encoded by the coding sequence ATGCTAAGCCTCACCACTGCCAAACTGCTGATCGTCGACGACCTGCCGGAAAACCTGCTGGCTCTCGCCGCCCTGATCCAGGGTGAAGACCGCGAGGTGCACCAGGCGCAGTCGGCGGAAGCAGCCTTGTCGCTGTTGCTCGAGCACGAGTTCGCCCTGGCCATTCTCGACGTGCAGATGCCAGGCATGAACGGCTTCGAGCTGGCCGAACTGATGCGCGGCACGGAAAAGACCCGCAACATTCCGATCGTCTTCGTCACCGCTGCCGGGCGCGAAATGAACTATGCCTTCAAGGGCTACGAGAGCGGCGCCGTGGATTTCCTGCACAAGCCCCTCGACACCGTGGCGGTGAAGAGCAAGGTGTCGGTGTTCGTCGACCTGTATCGCCAGCGCAAGGTGCTCGACCGCCAGTTGCAGGCGCTTGAGCGCAGCCGCCAGGAGCAGGAGTTGCTGCTGGCCCAGTTGCAGGTGGCGCGTGGCGAGCTGGAACACGCAGTGCGGATGCGCGACGACTTCATGTCGATCGTTGCCCATGAAGTGCGCACGCCGCTCAACGGCCTGATCCTGGAAGCCCAGTTGCGCAAGATGCACCTGGCGCGCGGCAATCACGACGCGTTCAGCCCCGATAAGCTGCAGGCCATGGTCGAGCGTGACGAGCGCCAGATCAACAGCCTGATCCGCCTGATCGAGGACATGCTCGACGTGTCGCGCATTCGCACCGGCAAGTTGTCACTGCGGCCCAGGGCGTTCGACCTGAGTCAGCTGGTACGCGGCCTTGTAGAGAACTTCGCGGCCCAGGCCACGGCGTTGCAGACGCACATCGAGCTGCAGCGCTGTGAGCCTTTGCAGGGCGAGTGGGACGAATTTCGCATTGAGCAAGTGCTGGCCAACCTGTTGTCCAACGCCTTGCGCTATGGCGAGCGCCAGCCGGTGCAAGTGCGGGTGTTCGAGCAGGGCGGCATGGCCTGGGTGCAGGTGCAGGACCACGGGATCGGTATCAGCGCTGCCAACCAGCAACGGATCTTCCAGCAGTTCGAGCGCGTGGCCACCCAGCAGGCCAGCGCCGGGTTGGGGCTGGGGTTGTATATCTCCGAGCAGATCGTGCATGCCCACGGCGGGCGTATCGAGGTGCAAAGCGAGGAGGGCAAGGGTGCCACGTTCAGCCTGCAGCTGCCGCTGGCGGGCAAAACCGAACAAAACGACCAGCTGCGGGCAACCTCCGCGTAA
- a CDS encoding response regulator, with translation MSEDAQDVVLVVEDEPAIRMILRDYLAGEGYHVLVAEDGEQAFAILASKPHLDLMVTDFRLPGGISGVEIAEPAVKLRPDLKVIFISGYPAEILESGSPIARKAPILAKPFDLDTLHEQIQALLR, from the coding sequence ATGAGTGAAGATGCACAAGATGTGGTACTGGTGGTCGAGGATGAACCGGCGATCCGGATGATCCTGCGCGATTACCTGGCGGGTGAGGGCTACCACGTGCTGGTGGCCGAAGACGGTGAGCAGGCGTTTGCCATTCTGGCGAGCAAACCGCACCTGGACCTGATGGTGACCGACTTCCGCTTGCCCGGTGGCATTTCCGGGGTGGAAATCGCCGAGCCTGCGGTGAAGCTGCGACCGGACCTGAAGGTGATCTTCATCAGTGGCTACCCGGCGGAAATCCTTGAGTCCGGCAGCCCGATCGCCCGCAAGGCACCGATCCTGGCCAAGCCGTTCGACCTCGATACCCTGCACGAGCAGATCCAGGCGCTGCTGCGCTGA
- a CDS encoding chemotaxis protein CheB, with product MNGVRAVVIGASAGGVTALFSVLGALPAGFAIPVLCVLHLPDDRHSQLAEVLQRRLQRPVRQACDKEAIAPGQIYVAGPGYHLSVEADLSLSLSQEEPVHFSRPAIDFLFTSAADAYGPGLLGVLLTGANEDGAEGLAYIKNSGGRTVVQDPRDAQVALMPEAALALHAPDLILSLSGIGQLLATLEPSAC from the coding sequence ATGAACGGCGTACGCGCGGTGGTCATTGGCGCCTCGGCGGGTGGCGTCACGGCACTGTTCTCGGTGCTCGGGGCGTTGCCTGCCGGTTTCGCCATTCCGGTGCTGTGCGTGCTGCACCTGCCTGACGACCGCCACAGCCAGCTGGCCGAAGTGCTGCAACGGCGTTTGCAGCGGCCGGTGCGCCAGGCCTGTGACAAGGAAGCCATTGCCCCTGGGCAGATCTACGTGGCCGGGCCGGGCTATCACTTGTCGGTGGAAGCCGACCTCAGCCTGTCGCTGAGCCAGGAAGAACCGGTGCATTTCTCGCGCCCGGCCATCGATTTTCTCTTCACCTCGGCGGCCGATGCCTATGGCCCCGGGCTGCTCGGCGTGCTGCTCACCGGGGCCAACGAAGATGGCGCCGAAGGGCTTGCCTACATCAAGAACAGCGGTGGCCGGACCGTGGTCCAAGACCCCCGCGACGCACAGGTGGCGCTGATGCCGGAGGCCGCCCTGGCCCTGCACGCGCCTGACCTTATCCTTTCTCTGAGCGGTATCGGGCAATTGCTCGCTACCCTGGAACCCAGCGCATGCTAA
- a CDS encoding OprD family porin, with protein MFSPLPLAPGRRVAGLFLLCTGAHAQAAGFLEDTSAKVEARNVYFNRDFRDGHSSSSQGASKREEWAQGFILNVQSVYTQGPVGFGVDALGMFGLKLDSSPSDSNSGLLPSSGHDPRHSADQYAKMGLAAKVKVSNTVLKYGSMMPDVPLLKYNDGRLLPTMFHGAMLTSEEVRDLKFTLARLNKYTARDSTDRQDIRVHCKNKRYACDIEADHFDLAGLDYRFNDRISAQYQVAKLENIYRQHFLGLVASQPLAVGSLSADLRLIKSDDIGNARAGEIDHRAFSGMLGYSLGGHKISAGWQRMYGESAMPYLDGSNPYLVNYAQVNDFAAAQERSWQLRYDYDFKALGVPGLSFFTRYINGDHIKVPGSNAEGKEWERDTELKYQVQGGTFKDVSVRLRNSTYRSNYEKWARDMDETRVIVSYNFSIL; from the coding sequence ATGTTTTCCCCCCTTCCTCTCGCCCCCGGGCGTCGTGTTGCCGGCTTGTTCCTGTTGTGTACCGGCGCGCATGCCCAGGCCGCCGGTTTTCTTGAAGACACTAGTGCCAAGGTCGAAGCACGCAATGTCTACTTCAACCGGGATTTTCGTGACGGCCACAGCAGTTCCAGCCAGGGTGCGTCAAAACGTGAAGAGTGGGCGCAAGGCTTCATTCTCAATGTGCAGTCGGTTTATACCCAGGGCCCGGTCGGCTTCGGTGTGGATGCACTGGGCATGTTCGGTTTGAAGCTCGACTCCAGCCCGTCCGACAGTAACAGTGGTTTGCTGCCTTCTTCCGGGCACGACCCACGTCACTCTGCCGACCAATACGCGAAGATGGGCCTGGCGGCGAAGGTCAAGGTGTCCAACACGGTACTGAAGTACGGCTCGATGATGCCGGATGTACCGTTGTTGAAATACAACGATGGTCGCCTGTTGCCGACCATGTTCCACGGCGCAATGCTGACCTCCGAAGAAGTACGCGACCTGAAGTTCACCCTGGCTCGCTTGAACAAGTACACCGCGCGAGATTCCACTGATCGCCAGGACATTCGTGTGCATTGCAAGAACAAGCGCTATGCCTGCGATATCGAAGCCGATCACTTCGACCTGGCTGGCCTGGACTACCGTTTCAACGACCGGATCAGTGCCCAGTATCAGGTCGCCAAACTGGAAAACATCTACCGCCAGCATTTCCTTGGCCTGGTCGCCAGCCAGCCGCTCGCGGTCGGTAGCCTGTCGGCAGACCTGCGCCTGATCAAGAGCGATGACATCGGCAACGCCCGCGCCGGAGAGATCGACCACCGTGCCTTCAGCGGCATGCTCGGCTACAGCCTGGGCGGGCACAAGATCAGCGCCGGCTGGCAGCGCATGTACGGCGAGAGCGCCATGCCGTACCTCGATGGCAGCAACCCGTACCTGGTCAACTACGCCCAGGTCAACGACTTCGCCGCCGCCCAGGAACGCTCCTGGCAGTTGCGCTACGACTACGATTTCAAAGCCCTCGGCGTACCCGGCCTGAGCTTCTTTACCCGCTACATCAACGGTGACCACATCAAGGTCCCGGGCAGCAATGCCGAAGGCAAGGAATGGGAACGCGACACCGAACTCAAGTACCAGGTGCAAGGCGGGACCTTCAAGGATGTCAGCGTGCGCCTGCGCAACTCCACCTACCGCAGCAACTATGAGAAGTGGGCGCGTGACATGGACGAGACCCGGGTCATCGTCAGCTATAACTTCTCTATTCTCTAG
- a CDS encoding TetR/AcrR family transcriptional regulator yields the protein MPPVNAAMRCANFEERRDRAMALFAEKGFGQVSMRELAAHVGLTAGSLYHHFPSKQDLLFDLIEELYEELQATLEQGRRAMARGGSALNCLIAAHWQLHAERPMQFRLAERDLCCLSEQQQAHLGLLRKRYEAGLLRLIAPQATLQGEALVATAHVVATLLNQLPGMLKGLPEQQGLGLMESLLVGGIERTLK from the coding sequence ATGCCCCCGGTCAATGCCGCCATGCGCTGTGCCAACTTCGAAGAGCGACGTGACCGGGCCATGGCACTGTTCGCCGAAAAGGGCTTTGGCCAGGTCAGCATGCGCGAGCTGGCAGCGCATGTGGGGCTGACCGCCGGCTCCCTGTATCACCATTTCCCCAGCAAGCAGGACCTGCTGTTCGACCTGATCGAGGAATTGTACGAAGAGCTCCAGGCGACCCTGGAACAGGGGCGGCGGGCCATGGCACGTGGGGGTTCGGCGTTGAACTGCCTGATTGCCGCGCACTGGCAGTTGCATGCCGAGCGGCCCATGCAGTTTCGCCTGGCCGAACGCGACTTGTGCTGCTTGAGCGAGCAGCAGCAGGCGCACCTGGGGTTGCTGCGCAAGCGCTATGAGGCAGGGTTGCTGCGCCTGATCGCGCCGCAGGCGACTTTGCAGGGGGAGGCATTGGTGGCGACGGCGCATGTCGTGGCGACCTTGCTCAACCAGTTGCCGGGGATGCTCAAGGGCTTGCCTGAGCAACAAGGGCTCGGGTTGATGGAGAGCCTGTTGGTTGGCGGGATCGAGCGGACCCTGAAGTAA
- the cobF gene encoding precorrin-6A synthase (deacetylating): MKDLLLIGIGPGDPRQITVEAVDALRSATLFFVLDKGAGKDELVRLRKAMLERYRPEGGYRLVQVADPQRDAEAADYAGAVHDWHRQRAALYARLITEEMGADDIGAFLLWGEPGLYDSTLRILDLVRERGVALRLQVIPGISSVQALAARHQVPLNRIGEPLTVLPGRRLAEQGQVDNVAVMLDGQCAFATLEDPALVIYWGAYLGTEHEVLIAGPLQAVKARILEVRERERARMGWIMDTYLLRREL, translated from the coding sequence ATGAAGGACTTGTTGTTGATTGGCATCGGCCCGGGCGACCCACGCCAGATTACCGTTGAGGCGGTCGATGCATTGCGCAGCGCCACGCTGTTCTTCGTGCTCGACAAAGGCGCTGGCAAGGATGAACTGGTGCGCCTGCGCAAGGCCATGCTTGAACGCTACCGGCCAGAGGGCGGCTACCGCCTGGTGCAGGTCGCGGACCCGCAGCGTGATGCCGAGGCTGCGGATTATGCCGGCGCGGTTCACGACTGGCACCGCCAGCGTGCCGCACTGTACGCCCGGTTGATCACTGAGGAGATGGGCGCCGACGATATCGGCGCCTTTTTGCTATGGGGTGAACCGGGCCTGTACGACAGCACCTTGCGCATTCTTGACCTGGTCCGCGAACGCGGGGTGGCCTTGCGCCTGCAGGTGATCCCCGGCATCAGCAGTGTGCAGGCCCTGGCGGCGCGGCATCAGGTTCCGCTCAATCGCATTGGCGAGCCGCTGACTGTGCTGCCAGGGCGGCGCCTGGCCGAGCAGGGGCAGGTGGACAATGTGGCGGTTATGCTCGATGGGCAGTGCGCGTTTGCCACGCTGGAGGACCCGGCGCTGGTGATCTACTGGGGCGCTTACCTGGGCACCGAGCATGAAGTGCTCATCGCCGGGCCATTGCAGGCCGTGAAAGCACGGATTCTTGAAGTGCGCGAGCGGGAGCGGGCGCGCATGGGGTGGATCATGGATACCTACCTCTTGCGGCGGGAGCTGTAA
- a CDS encoding response regulator gives MQLLVVEDDDIVRMLMLEVLDELGYSTIEAEDATAALKIIEDASQQLALLVTDVGLPDMRGEELAAKARAARPLLPVLFASGYAESFDVPEGMHMIGKPFSIDQLRDKVVEILGTP, from the coding sequence ATGCAACTTCTGGTTGTCGAAGACGACGACATCGTCCGTATGCTGATGCTCGAAGTGCTCGATGAATTAGGCTACAGCACTATTGAAGCGGAAGATGCCACGGCGGCGCTGAAGATCATCGAAGATGCCAGCCAGCAACTGGCTCTACTGGTAACCGACGTGGGCCTGCCGGACATGCGCGGCGAAGAACTGGCGGCCAAGGCCCGTGCGGCGCGGCCGTTGCTGCCGGTGCTGTTTGCCAGCGGTTATGCCGAGAGTTTCGATGTGCCCGAGGGCATGCACATGATTGGCAAGCCTTTCAGCATCGACCAGTTGCGCGACAAGGTCGTGGAGATATTGGGTACGCCTTGA
- a CDS encoding response regulator: protein MIQAASMDQQSFRKLLSRNVGLPLGVGLLGAVAFVAVINYLLSAMQWVEHTDRVIGNANETVKLSIDMETGMRGFLITGDERFLDPYEVAKPRILGSLQSLRAMVEDNPQQVDRIDRLIALQNAWNAFGGEMISQRRGGGDYRASVGNGRGKRITDEIRKEFDGLIGTEQQLRMARTEKVSTVTVTAISVFVLLIVGLSALLAYLGRRDLLALSASYTENLQAQQRAAERLERQAWLRNGQTQLAEQVLGQLTLPMLGDNILRFFASYLGSVVGALYVRDEHGHLVRVASYGLSSEEQARQQVLGDHDGLLAQAVREGRLLRLDDLPQDYYRLSSGLGDGLPRGALLMPARNDGQINGVLELGFLRPLQDRDDELMERVSENLGISIESARYRQRLQEVLAETQQLNEELQVQQEELKTANEELEEQSRVLKESQAHLETQQAELEQTNEQLSERTDALDRKNDELSQAQEELQARADDLQRSSKYKSEFLANMSHELRTPLNSSLILAKLLAENGEGNLSAEQVKFAESIYSAGNDLLNLINDILDIAKVEAGKLEVRPESTQLERLVEGLRGMFLPLAEHKGLGFDVTVEAQVPATLFTDRQRLEQILKNLLSNAIKFTERGQVSLNIGYQVGSGIIFSVRDSGIGIAADQQQAIFGAFHQVDGTSNRRYGGTGLGLSISRDLAHLLGGQISVDSSPGQGSVFNLLMPERYESQGEEIEALSLRPAVDSLPPAPSIAAPAVSKRPAPAFSDDRERAPFGNRCILVVEDEPNFARILYDLAHELGYSCLVAPCADEGFELAEQYIPDAILLDMRLPDHSGLTVLQRLKEQATTRHIPVHIISVEDRVEAAMHMGAVGYAVKPTSREELKEVFARLEAKLTQKLKHILLVEDDDLQRESIARLIGDEDVEITAVAMAQDALALLRENIYDCMIIDLKLPDMLGNELLKRMTAEDIRSFPPVIVYTGRNLTREEEADLLKYSRSIIIKGARSPERLLDEVTLFLHKVESQLSHERQRMLKTARSRDKVFEGRKVLLVDDDVRNIFALTSALEHKGAIVEIGRNGREAIERLEQHDDIDLVLMDVMMPEMDGFEATRLIRQQPRWRKLPIIAVTAKAMKDDQQRCLQAGANDYLAKPIDLDRLFSLIRVWLPQLERI from the coding sequence ATGATTCAAGCAGCCTCGATGGACCAGCAAAGCTTCCGCAAGCTGTTGAGCCGCAATGTCGGCCTGCCCCTGGGGGTAGGCCTGCTTGGCGCCGTGGCCTTTGTCGCGGTGATCAACTACCTGCTTTCGGCCATGCAATGGGTCGAGCACACCGATCGGGTGATCGGCAATGCCAACGAGACGGTCAAGCTGTCGATCGACATGGAAACCGGCATGCGCGGTTTTCTGATCACCGGTGACGAACGCTTCCTCGACCCCTACGAGGTGGCCAAGCCGCGCATCCTCGGCAGCCTGCAGAGCCTGCGCGCCATGGTCGAGGACAACCCGCAGCAAGTCGACCGTATCGACCGGCTGATCGCCCTGCAGAACGCCTGGAACGCCTTTGGTGGCGAGATGATCAGCCAGCGCCGCGGCGGTGGTGACTACCGCGCCTCGGTCGGCAATGGCCGTGGCAAGCGCATCACCGACGAAATACGCAAGGAGTTCGATGGCCTGATCGGCACCGAACAGCAATTGCGCATGGCGCGCACCGAGAAGGTCAGCACTGTCACCGTCACCGCCATTTCCGTGTTTGTGCTGTTGATCGTCGGCCTCAGCGCCTTGCTCGCCTACCTCGGCCGCCGTGACCTGCTGGCACTGTCGGCCAGCTACACCGAAAACCTGCAGGCTCAGCAGCGCGCCGCCGAGCGCCTGGAGCGCCAGGCCTGGCTGCGCAATGGTCAGACGCAACTGGCCGAGCAGGTGCTGGGCCAGCTGACCTTGCCAATGCTTGGCGACAATATCCTGCGCTTCTTCGCCAGCTACCTGGGCAGTGTGGTCGGTGCGCTCTACGTGCGCGACGAACATGGCCACCTGGTGCGGGTGGCCAGCTATGGCCTGAGCAGCGAAGAACAGGCCCGCCAGCAGGTGCTGGGTGACCACGACGGCCTGCTGGCCCAAGCCGTACGTGAAGGGCGCCTGTTGCGCCTGGATGACCTGCCGCAGGACTACTACCGGCTCAGCTCGGGCCTTGGCGACGGCCTGCCGCGTGGCGCCTTGCTGATGCCTGCGCGTAACGACGGGCAGATCAACGGCGTGCTCGAACTCGGTTTTCTGCGTCCGCTGCAGGACCGCGACGACGAGCTGATGGAGCGGGTGAGTGAAAACCTCGGCATCTCCATCGAAAGCGCCCGCTACCGCCAACGCTTGCAGGAAGTGCTGGCCGAAACCCAGCAACTCAACGAAGAACTGCAGGTGCAGCAGGAAGAACTCAAGACCGCCAACGAAGAACTCGAAGAGCAATCGCGGGTGCTCAAGGAATCCCAGGCGCATCTGGAAACCCAGCAGGCGGAACTTGAACAGACCAACGAACAGTTGTCCGAACGCACCGACGCCCTGGACCGCAAGAACGACGAACTGAGCCAGGCTCAGGAAGAACTGCAGGCCCGTGCCGACGACCTGCAGCGCTCGAGCAAGTACAAGTCCGAATTCCTCGCCAACATGTCCCACGAGCTGCGCACGCCGCTCAACAGCTCGCTGATCCTGGCCAAGCTGCTGGCCGAGAACGGCGAGGGCAACCTCAGTGCCGAGCAGGTCAAGTTCGCCGAGTCCATCTATTCTGCCGGCAACGACTTGCTGAACCTGATCAACGACATCCTCGACATCGCCAAGGTCGAGGCCGGCAAGCTCGAAGTGCGCCCCGAAAGCACACAGCTCGAGCGCCTGGTCGAAGGCCTGCGCGGCATGTTCCTGCCGCTGGCCGAGCACAAGGGCCTGGGCTTTGACGTCACGGTCGAAGCACAGGTGCCAGCGACCTTGTTCACCGACCGCCAGCGCCTGGAGCAGATTCTCAAGAACCTGCTGTCCAACGCCATCAAGTTCACCGAGCGTGGCCAGGTCAGCCTGAACATCGGCTACCAGGTCGGCAGTGGCATCATCTTCTCGGTGCGCGACAGTGGCATCGGCATTGCCGCCGACCAGCAGCAGGCGATTTTCGGCGCCTTCCACCAGGTCGATGGCACCAGCAACCGCCGCTACGGCGGCACCGGCCTGGGCCTGTCGATCTCGCGCGACCTGGCGCATTTGCTCGGCGGGCAGATCAGCGTCGACAGCAGCCCAGGGCAGGGCAGTGTGTTCAACCTGCTCATGCCCGAACGCTACGAGTCGCAAGGTGAGGAGATCGAAGCGCTGAGCCTTCGGCCGGCGGTCGACAGCTTGCCGCCGGCGCCGTCGATTGCCGCGCCTGCAGTGTCCAAGCGCCCGGCCCCGGCCTTCAGCGATGACCGTGAGCGTGCACCGTTTGGCAACCGCTGCATCCTGGTGGTCGAAGATGAGCCCAATTTCGCCCGCATTCTCTACGACCTGGCGCACGAGCTGGGTTACAGCTGCCTGGTGGCGCCGTGCGCCGATGAGGGCTTCGAGCTGGCCGAGCAGTACATTCCCGACGCCATCCTGCTGGACATGCGCCTGCCCGACCATTCCGGGCTGACCGTGCTGCAGCGCCTCAAGGAGCAGGCCACCACCCGGCACATCCCGGTGCACATCATCTCGGTGGAAGACCGGGTAGAGGCGGCCATGCACATGGGCGCGGTGGGCTATGCGGTCAAGCCGACCAGCCGTGAGGAGCTCAAGGAGGTCTTCGCCCGCCTGGAAGCCAAGCTGACACAGAAGCTCAAGCACATCCTGCTGGTGGAAGACGACGACCTGCAGCGCGAGAGCATCGCCCGCCTGATCGGCGACGAAGATGTCGAGATCACTGCCGTGGCCATGGCCCAGGACGCCCTGGCGCTGCTGCGCGAAAATATCTACGACTGCATGATCATCGACCTCAAGCTGCCCGACATGCTCGGCAACGAGCTGCTCAAGCGCATGACCGCCGAGGATATCCGCTCGTTCCCGCCGGTGATCGTCTACACCGGGCGCAACCTCACCCGCGAGGAAGAGGCCGACCTGCTCAAGTATTCGCGCTCGATCATCATCAAGGGCGCGCGCTCGCCAGAGCGCCTGCTCGATGAAGTGACGCTGTTCCTGCACAAAGTGGAATCGCAGCTGTCCCATGAACGCCAGCGCATGCTCAAGACCGCGCGCAGCCGCGACAAGGTCTTCGAAGGGCGCAAGGTGCTGCTGGTGGACGACGATGTGCGTAACATCTTCGCCCTGACCAGTGCCCTGGAGCACAAGGGCGCGATCGTCGAGATCGGCCGCAACGGGCGCGAAGCCATCGAGCGCCTGGAGCAGCACGATGACATCGACCTGGTGCTGATGGACGTGATGATGCCGGAGATGGACGGTTTCGAGGCCACCCGCCTGATCCGCCAGCAGCCGCGCTGGCGCAAGCTGCCGATCATCGCCGTGACTGCCAAGGCGATGAAGGACGACCAGCAGCGTTGCCTGCAGGCCGGCGCCAATGATTACCTGGCCAAACCGATCGACCTGGACCGCCTGTTCTCGTTGATCCGCGTGTGGCTACCGCAACTGGAGCGAATTTGA